Proteins encoded by one window of Arabidopsis thaliana chromosome 2, partial sequence:
- a CDS encoding PHF5-like protein (PHF5-like protein; CONTAINS InterPro DOMAIN/s: PHF5-like (InterPro:IPR005345); BEST Arabidopsis thaliana protein match is: PHF5-like protein (TAIR:AT1G07170.3); Has 420 Blast hits to 420 proteins in 206 species: Archae - 0; Bacteria - 0; Metazoa - 129; Fungi - 128; Plants - 86; Viruses - 0; Other Eukaryotes - 77 (source: NCBI BLink).), with protein MAKHHPDLIMCRKQPGIAIGRLCEKCDGKCVICDSYVRPCTLVRICDECNYGSFQGRCVICGGVGISDAYYCKECTQQEKDRDGCPKIVNLGSAKTDLFYERKKYGFKKR; from the coding sequence ATGGCGAAGCATCACCCTGATTTGATCATGTGCCGGAAACAACCCGGAATTGCTATTGGACGACTGTGTGAGAAATGCGATGGGAAATGCGTGATTTGTGATTCTTATGTGCGTCCGTGTACTCTAGTACGTATTTGTGATGAATGCAACTACGGGTCATTCCAAGGTCGGTGTGTTATATGCGGTGGCGTTGGAATCTCAGATGCTTATTACTGCAAAGAGTGTACACAGCAGGAGAAAGACAGAGATGGTTGCCCCAAGATTGTTAACCTTGGCAGTGCGAAAACCGATCTCTTCTATGAACGCAAGAAATACGGATTCAAAAAACGATGA
- the TBL45 gene encoding TRICHOME BIREFRINGENCE-LIKE 45: MESSKTLRISKFHAKDKHIITTTSLLYSFLSLSFLFFSSSASLMAAVQCLTFLFLFLLQNATSASPLPLFRRPIQSNHSNFVKHPRRSQVVFPVNHSSCDLFAGEWVRDETYPLYRSKECGRGIIDPGFDCQTYGRPDSDYLKFRWKPFNCNVPRFNGVKFLQEMRDKTIMFVGDSLGRNQWESLICMISSSAPSINTHIIHEDPLSTFKILDYNVKVSFYRAPYLVDIDKINGKTTLKLDEISVDASNAWRTADVLLFNTGHWWSHTGSLRGWEQMETGGRYYGDMDRLVALRKGLGTWSSWVLRYINSPLTRVFFLSVSPTHYNPNEWTSRSKTSTITQGGKSCYGQTTPFSGTTYPTSSYVNQKKVIDDVVKEMKSHVSLMDITMLSALRVDGHPSIYSGDLNPSLKRNPDRSSDCSHWCLPGLPDTWNQLFYAALLY, translated from the exons ATGGAGTCCTCGAAAACATTACGTATTAGTAAGTTCCATGCAAAGGacaaacatataataacaacaacttctcttctttactcgtttctctctctctcttttcttttcttttcttcaagcGCTTCTTTAATGGCGGCTGTTCAATGTCTcactttcctcttcttgtttcttctccaaaacgCGACGTCAGCTTCACCTCTCCCTCTCTTCCGGCGGCCGATCCAAAGCAACCACAGCAACTTCGTGAAGCATCCTCGCCGAAGTCAGGTGGTTTTCCCGGTGAATCATAGTAGTTGTGATCTGTTCGCCGGCGAGTGGGTGCGGGATGAGACTTACCCACTTTACCGGTCTAAAGAATGCGGCCGAGGAATCATAGATCCGGGATTCGACTGCCAGACTTACGGCAGACCTGACTCCGACTATCTCAAGTTCCGGTGGAAACCTTTCAACTGCAATGTCCCTAG ATTCAATGGAGTGAAGTTTCTACAAGAAATGAGAGACAAAACCATAATGTTCGTTGGTGATTCGTTGGGTAGAAACCAATGGGAGTCGTTGATATGTATGATCTCTTCATCAGCACCGTCCATTAATACTCACATCATTCATGAAGATCCTCTCTCTACCTTCAAGATCCTT GACTACAACGTGAAGGTATCATTCTATAGAGCTCCTTATCTTGTAGACATCGACAAAATTAACGGAAAGACAACTCTTAAACTCGACGAAATCTCTGTGGATGCATCGAATGCTTGGCGCACAGCCGACGTTCTATTGTTCAACACTGGTCACTGGTGGAGCCACACAGGTTCTTTACGAGG GTGGGAGCAGATGGAGACAGGTGGGAGATATTACGGCGACATGGATAGGTTAGTGGCGTTGAGAAAAGGACTAGGAACGTGGTCTAGTTGGGTCCTTCGTTATATCAATTCTCCTCTCACTAGAGTTTTCTTCCTCTCGGTCTCACCCACACACTACAA CCCAAATGAGTGGACTTCAAGATCAAAAACTTCAACAATAACTCAAGGAGGTAAAAGCTGCTACGGACAAACGACACCGTTTAGTGGAACAACGTATCCAACAAGTTCATACGTGAACCAGAAGAAAGTGATAGACGACGTGGTTAAAGAGATGAAGTCTCATGTCTCATTGATGGATATAACTATGCTCTCTGCTCTTCGTGTCGACGGTCATCCTTCGATATATAGTGGAGATCTCAACCCTTCTTTGAAAAGAAATCCTGACCGTTCATCTGATTGTAGCCATTGGTGTCTTCCGGGTCTTCCCGACACTTGGAACCAATTGTTTTATGCTGCTTTGTTGTACTGA
- the TBL45 gene encoding TRICHOME BIREFRINGENCE-LIKE 45 (TRICHOME BIREFRINGENCE-LIKE 45 (TBL45); CONTAINS InterPro DOMAIN/s: Protein of unknown function DUF231, plant (InterPro:IPR004253); BEST Arabidopsis thaliana protein match is: Plant protein of unknown function (DUF828) (TAIR:AT5G58600.1); Has 1337 Blast hits to 1318 proteins in 28 species: Archae - 0; Bacteria - 0; Metazoa - 0; Fungi - 0; Plants - 1337; Viruses - 0; Other Eukaryotes - 0 (source: NCBI BLink).) codes for MAAVQCLTFLFLFLLQNATSASPLPLFRRPIQSNHSNFVKHPRRSQVVFPVNHSSCDLFAGEWVRDETYPLYRSKECGRGIIDPGFDCQTYGRPDSDYLKFRWKPFNCNVPRFNGVKFLQEMRDKTIMFVGDSLGRNQWESLICMISSSAPSINTHIIHEDPLSTFKILDYNVKVSFYRAPYLVDIDKINGKTTLKLDEISVDASNAWRTADVLLFNTGHWWSHTGSLRGWEQMETGGRYYGDMDRLVALRKGLGTWSSWVLRYINSPLTRVFFLSVSPTHYNPNEWTSRSKTSTITQGGKSCYGQTTPFSGTTYPTSSYVNQKKVIDDVVKEMKSHVSLMDITMLSALRVDGHPSIYSGDLNPSLKRNPDRSSDCSHWCLPGLPDTWNQLFYAALLY; via the exons ATGGCGGCTGTTCAATGTCTcactttcctcttcttgtttcttctccaaaacgCGACGTCAGCTTCACCTCTCCCTCTCTTCCGGCGGCCGATCCAAAGCAACCACAGCAACTTCGTGAAGCATCCTCGCCGAAGTCAGGTGGTTTTCCCGGTGAATCATAGTAGTTGTGATCTGTTCGCCGGCGAGTGGGTGCGGGATGAGACTTACCCACTTTACCGGTCTAAAGAATGCGGCCGAGGAATCATAGATCCGGGATTCGACTGCCAGACTTACGGCAGACCTGACTCCGACTATCTCAAGTTCCGGTGGAAACCTTTCAACTGCAATGTCCCTAG ATTCAATGGAGTGAAGTTTCTACAAGAAATGAGAGACAAAACCATAATGTTCGTTGGTGATTCGTTGGGTAGAAACCAATGGGAGTCGTTGATATGTATGATCTCTTCATCAGCACCGTCCATTAATACTCACATCATTCATGAAGATCCTCTCTCTACCTTCAAGATCCTT GACTACAACGTGAAGGTATCATTCTATAGAGCTCCTTATCTTGTAGACATCGACAAAATTAACGGAAAGACAACTCTTAAACTCGACGAAATCTCTGTGGATGCATCGAATGCTTGGCGCACAGCCGACGTTCTATTGTTCAACACTGGTCACTGGTGGAGCCACACAGGTTCTTTACGAGG GTGGGAGCAGATGGAGACAGGTGGGAGATATTACGGCGACATGGATAGGTTAGTGGCGTTGAGAAAAGGACTAGGAACGTGGTCTAGTTGGGTCCTTCGTTATATCAATTCTCCTCTCACTAGAGTTTTCTTCCTCTCGGTCTCACCCACACACTACAA CCCAAATGAGTGGACTTCAAGATCAAAAACTTCAACAATAACTCAAGGAGGTAAAAGCTGCTACGGACAAACGACACCGTTTAGTGGAACAACGTATCCAACAAGTTCATACGTGAACCAGAAGAAAGTGATAGACGACGTGGTTAAAGAGATGAAGTCTCATGTCTCATTGATGGATATAACTATGCTCTCTGCTCTTCGTGTCGACGGTCATCCTTCGATATATAGTGGAGATCTCAACCCTTCTTTGAAAAGAAATCCTGACCGTTCATCTGATTGTAGCCATTGGTGTCTTCCGGGTCTTCCCGACACTTGGAACCAATTGTTTTATGCTGCTTTGTTGTACTGA
- a CDS encoding Protein phosphatase 2C family protein (Protein phosphatase 2C family protein; CONTAINS InterPro DOMAIN/s: Protein phosphatase 2C, manganese/magnesium aspartate binding site (InterPro:IPR000222), Protein phosphatase 2C-related (InterPro:IPR001932), Protein phosphatase 2C (InterPro:IPR015655), Protein phosphatase 2C, N-terminal (InterPro:IPR014045); BEST Arabidopsis thaliana protein match is: Protein phosphatase 2C family protein (TAIR:AT1G07160.1); Has 6969 Blast hits to 6779 proteins in 496 species: Archae - 2; Bacteria - 405; Metazoa - 1770; Fungi - 794; Plants - 2680; Viruses - 9; Other Eukaryotes - 1309 (source: NCBI BLink).), with amino-acid sequence MSCSVAVCNSPVFSPSSSLFCNKSSILSSPQESLSLTLSHRKPQTSSPSSPSTTVSSPKSPFRLRFQKPPSGFAPGPLSFGSESVSASSPPGGVLKRKRPTRLDIPIGVAGFVAPISSSAAVAATPREECREVEREGDGYSVYCKRGRREAMEDRFSAITNLHGDRKQAIFGVYDGHGGVKAAEFAAKNLDKNIVEEVVGKRDESEIAEAVKHGYLATDASFLKEEDVKGGSCCVTALVNEGNLVVSNAGDCRAVMSVGGVAKALSSDHRPSRDDERKRIETTGGYVDTFHGVWRIQGSLAVSRGIGDAQLKKWVIAEPETKISRIEHDHEFLILASDGLWDKVSNQEAVDIARPLCLGTEKPLLLAACKKLVDLSASRGSSDDISVMLIPLRQFI; translated from the exons ATGTCTTGCTCCGTCGCCGTATGTAATTCTCCGGTGTTTTCACCGTCGTCTTCTCTATTCTGCAACAAATCTTCGATTCTCTCGTCACCGCAagaatctctttctctaacgCTTTCTCATCGCAAACCTCAGacctcttctccttcctctccATCCACCACCGTTTCTTCTCCTAAATCTCCATTTCGTCTCCGTTTCCAGAAACCTCCGTCCGGATTCGCTCCTGGTCCATTATCTTTTGGATCTGAATCTGTTTCTGCATCCTCTCCTCCGGGAGGTGTTTTAAAGAGGAAACGACCTACAAGGCTTGATATACCGATTGGTGTTGCTGGATTTGTAGCTCCGATTTCTTCATCGGCCGCTGTGGCTGCGACGCCGAGAGAGGAGTGTAGAGAGGTTGAGAGAGAAGGTGATGGTTATTCTGTTTATTgtaagagaggaagaagagaagctatGGAGGATCGTTTCTCTGCTATCACCAATCTTCATGGAGATCGTAAACAg GCGATTTTCGGAGTCTATGATGGTCATGGAGGAGTTAAAGCGGCTGAGTTTGCAGCTAAGAACTTAGATAAGAACATTGTAGAAGAAGTAGTTGGTAAGAGAGACGAGTCTGAGATAGCTGAAGCGGTGAAACATGGTTACTTGGCAACAGACGCGTCGTTTCTTAAGGAGGAAGACGTTAAGGGTGGTTCATGCTGTGTCACGGCTCTGGTTAACGAAGGGAACCTTGTTGTGTCTAACGCCGGTGACTGTCGTGCTGTTATGAGTGTAGGAGGTGTAGCTAAGGCTTTATCTTCTGATCACCGCCCGTCTAGAGACGATGAACGGAAAAGAATTGAAACCACGGGAGGATATGTTGATACGTTTCACGGTGTTTGGAGAATCCAGGGATCTTTAGCTGTGTCAAGAGGAATTGGAGATGCTCAACTTAAGAAATGGGTTATAGCTGAACCAGAGACAAAGATTTCGAGAATCGAGCATGACCATGAGTTTTTGATCTTGGCATCTGATGGTTTATGGGATAAAGTGAGTAACCAAGAAGCAGTAGACATTGCTCGTCCTCTCTGCTTAGGAACCGAGAAGCCATTGTTGTTAGCTGCCTGTAAGAAGCTTGTCGATTTATCTGCTTCACGAGGCTCGTCTGATGATATCAGTGTGATGTTGATCCCTTTACGCCAGTTCATATAG
- the MAPKKK14 gene encoding mitogen-activated protein kinase kinase kinase 14 (mitogen-activated protein kinase kinase kinase 14 (MAPKKK14); FUNCTIONS IN: protein serine/threonine kinase activity, protein kinase activity, kinase activity, ATP binding; INVOLVED IN: protein amino acid phosphorylation; EXPRESSED IN: 21 plant structures; EXPRESSED DURING: 11 growth stages; CONTAINS InterPro DOMAIN/s: Protein kinase, ATP binding site (InterPro:IPR017441), Protein kinase, catalytic domain (InterPro:IPR000719), Serine/threonine-protein kinase domain (InterPro:IPR002290), Serine/threonine-protein kinase-like domain (InterPro:IPR017442), Protein kinase-like domain (InterPro:IPR011009), Serine/threonine-protein kinase, active site (InterPro:IPR008271); BEST Arabidopsis thaliana protein match is: mitogen-activated protein kinase kinase kinase 13 (TAIR:AT1G07150.2); Has 109483 Blast hits to 108488 proteins in 3028 species: Archae - 134; Bacteria - 12042; Metazoa - 41245; Fungi - 11323; Plants - 26137; Viruses - 476; Other Eukaryotes - 18126 (source: NCBI BLink).): MEKQNIISNTSSSSSSWIRGSCVGRGCFGTVSKALSKIDGGLFAVKSIDLATCLPSQAESLENEIVILRSMKSHPNIVRFLGDDVSKEGTASFRNLHLEYSPEGDVANGGIVNETLLRRYVWCLVSALSHVHSNGIVHCDVKSKNVLVFNGGSSVKLADFGSAVEFEKSTIHVSPRGSPLWMAPEVVRREYQGPESDVWSLGCTVIEMLTGKPAWEDHGFDSLSRIGFSNDLPFIPVGLSELGRDFLEKCLKRDRSQRWSCDQLLQHPFLCQDHHDSFFTESSPRCVLDWVNSEFDEEEESDEWRPESMVSAMARISKLAITGGANWESNGWTEVRDTSEESEAKKEVLVSPRVELESYISLESSSDDSVRQPRNEESATELASAVTCEAILLVMILVVENIQIYATFYTSSIIMHILYCCSCCCYYHYQNNNKKNNFSKSTSFILSLNFLFGIACDSDRSIY; the protein is encoded by the coding sequence atggagaAACAGAACATTATCTcaaacacttcttcttcttcgtcttcttggATTCGTGGTTCTTGTGTTGGAAGAGGTTGTTTTGGTACAGTAAGCAAAGCTTTGAGTAAAATCGACGGTGGACTTTTCGCCGTGAAGTCGATAGATCTCGCCACGTGTCTTCCTTCTCAAGCAGAGTCGTTAGAGAACGAAATCGTTATTCTACGGTCGATGAAGTCTCATCCAAACATAGTGAGGTTTCTCGGTGATGATGTGTCTAAAGAAGGAACGGCGTCGTTTCGAAATCTTCATTTAGAGTATTCACCGGAAGGTGACGTTGCTAACGGTGGAATCGTTAACGAAACGCTTCTCAGGCGTTACGTGTGGTGTCTTGTCTCTGCTTTGAGTCACGTTCATTCTAACGGAATTGTTCACTGCGACGTTAAATCTAAGAACGTTCTTGTTTTTAACGGTGGTAGCTCCGTTAAGCTAGCGGATTTTGGATCGGCGGTTGAGTTTGAGAAATCTACGATTCATGTTTCGCCACGTGGAAGTCCGCTTTGGATGGCTCCGGAGGTGGTTAGAAGAGAGTACCAAGGACCGGAGAGTGACGTGTGGTCTTTAGGGTGTACCGTCATCGAGATGCTCACCGGAAAACCAGCTTGGGAAGATCACGGTTTCGACTCGCTGAGTCGGATCGGGTTCTCTAACGATTTGCCTTTTATTCCGGTGGGGTTATCGGAACTCGGGAGAGATTTCTTAGAGAAATGCTTGAAACGTGATCGGAGTCAGCGTTGGAGCTGTGATCAGCTCTTGCAGCATCCGTTTCTGTGTCAAGATCATCATGACTCGTTCTTCACTGAGTCGTCTCCGCGTTGTGTTCTTGACTGGGTCAACTCGGAgtttgacgaagaagaagagagcgaCGAATGGAGACCAGAATCCATGGTTTCGGCGATGGCAAGGATAAGTAAATTAGCTATAACCGGAGGAGCAAATTGGGAATCTAATGGTTGGACTGAGGTTAGAGACACTTCCGAAGAGTCAGAGGCAAAAAAGGAAGTTCTTGTTTCTCCAAGGGTAGAATTGGAATCTTACATATCATTGGAGTCGTCAAGCGATGATTCCGTAAGACAACCGAGGAATGAAGAGTCGGCGACGGAGTTGGCGTCGGCAGTGACGTGTGAAGCAATATTGTTGGTGATGATATTGGTGGTAgagaatattcaaatatatgcCACGTTTTACACCAGTAGTATTATTATGCATATTCTATAttgttgtagttgttgttgttattatcattatcaaaacaataataagaagaataaTTTTTCGAAATCTACATCTTTCATTCTCAGCcttaactttttgtttggtattgCATGTGATTCGGATCGGTCTATctattaa
- a CDS encoding transducin family protein / WD-40 repeat family protein (transducin family protein / WD-40 repeat family protein; FUNCTIONS IN: nucleotide binding; INVOLVED IN: membrane budding; LOCATED IN: nucleolus, heterotrimeric G-protein complex; EXPRESSED IN: 25 plant structures; EXPRESSED DURING: 15 growth stages; CONTAINS InterPro DOMAIN/s: WD40 repeat 2 (InterPro:IPR019782), WD40 repeat-like-containing domain (InterPro:IPR011046), WD40-repeat-containing domain (InterPro:IPR017986), WD40/YVTN repeat-like-containing domain (InterPro:IPR015943), WD40 repeat (InterPro:IPR001680), WD40 repeat, subgroup (InterPro:IPR019781), G-protein beta WD-40 repeat, region (InterPro:IPR020472); BEST Arabidopsis thaliana protein match is: Transducin/WD40 repeat-like superfamily protein (TAIR:AT3G01340.2); Has 24526 Blast hits to 15097 proteins in 577 species: Archae - 22; Bacteria - 4838; Metazoa - 8772; Fungi - 5346; Plants - 2605; Viruses - 0; Other Eukaryotes - 2943 (source: NCBI BLink).) yields MPGQKIETGHEDIVHDVQMDYYGKRIATASSDCTIKITGVSNNGGSQQLATLTGHRGPVWEVAWAHPKYGSILASCSYDGQVILWKEGNQNQWTQDHVFTDHKSSVNSIAWAPHDIGLSLACGSSDGNISVFTARADGGWDTSRIDQAHPVGVTSVSWAPATAPGALVSSGLLDPVYKLASGGCDNTVKVWKLANGSWKMDCFPALQKHTDWVRDVAWAPNLGLPKSTIASGSQDGKVIIWTVGKEGEQWEGKVLKDFMTPVWRVSWSLTGNLLAVSDGNNNVTVWKEAVDGEWEQVTAVEP; encoded by the coding sequence ATGCCAGGTCAGAAGATTGAAACGGGTCATGAGGACATTGTCCATGATGTGCAGATGGATTACTATGGAAAGCGAATTGCAACTGCATCATCTGACTGCACCATCAAGATAACCGGTGTCAGCAACAACGGTGGATCGCAGCAACTAGCCACATTAACCGGCCACCGTGGTCCTGTCTGGGAAGTCGCGTGGGCACACCCAAAGTATGGATCAATCCTTGCTTCATGCTCCTATGATGGTCAAGTCATACTCTGGAAAGAAGGCAACCAGAACCAATGGACCCAAGATCATGTTTTCACAGACCACAAATCTTCAGTCAACTCCATTGCATGGGCTCCTCATGATATCGGACTATCCTTGGCCTGCGGGTCATCTGATGGCAACATTTCGGTTTTCACAGCCCGTGCTGACGGTGGCTGGGACACATCAAGGATTGACCAAGCACATCCGGTTGGAGTCACTTCAGTCTCATGGGCCCCAGCCACAGCGCCTGGTGCTCTTGTGAGCTCTGGTCTTCTCGATCCGGTTTACAAGCTAGCTTCTGGTGGATGTGATAATACCGTGAAAGTGTGGAAGCTCGCTAACGGGTCATGGAAGATGGATTGCTTTCCAGCTCTTCAAAAGCACACTGATTGGGTCCGTGATGTGGCTTGGGCACCAAACTTGGGTCTCCCCAAGTCCACCATAGCCAGTGGTTCCCAAGATGGGAAAGTTATCATATGGACAGTGGGAAAAGAAGGTGAGCAATGGGAAGGTAAGGTTCTCAAGGACTTTATGACTCCTGTGTGGCGGGTCTCGTGGTCGTTGACCGGTAACTTATTGGCCGTATCCGATGGGAACAACAACGTGACTGTGTGGAAAGAGGCTGTTGATGGAGAGTGGGAACAAGTTACTGCTGTTGAGCCTTAG
- a CDS encoding Pleckstrin homology (PH) domain superfamily protein (Pleckstrin homology (PH) domain superfamily protein; FUNCTIONS IN: Ran GTPase binding; INVOLVED IN: intracellular transport, protein import into nucleus, translocation; LOCATED IN: cellular_component unknown; EXPRESSED IN: 23 plant structures; EXPRESSED DURING: 13 growth stages; CONTAINS InterPro DOMAIN/s: Ran binding protein 1 (InterPro:IPR000156), Pleckstrin homology-type (InterPro:IPR011993); BEST Arabidopsis thaliana protein match is: Pleckstrin homology (PH) domain superfamily protein (TAIR:AT1G07140.1); Has 1493 Blast hits to 1181 proteins in 240 species: Archae - 0; Bacteria - 5; Metazoa - 818; Fungi - 349; Plants - 153; Viruses - 2; Other Eukaryotes - 166 (source: NCBI BLink).), producing MASISNEPERENRDEEETGANEDEDTGAQVAPIVRLEEVAVTTGEEDEDTILDLKSKLYRFDKDGSQWKERGAGTVKFLKHRVSGKIRLVMRQSKTLKICANHLVGSGMSVQEHAGNDKSCVWHARDFSDGELKDELFCIRFASVENCKAFMQKFKEVAESEEEKEESKDASDTAGLLEKLTVEEKESEKKPVEKAEENKKSEAVEEKKTEESVPSA from the exons ATGGCGAGCATTAGCAACGAGCCCGAGCGTGAGAacagagacgaagaagagacTGGAGCCAACGAAGATGAAGACACCGGTGCTCAGGTTGCTCCTATCGTCAGGCTTGAAGAAGTCGCCGTCACCACcggtgaagaagacgaagacacCATCCTCGATCT GAAATCGAAGTTGTATCGATTTGATAAAGATGGAAGTCAGTGGAAGGAGAGAGGTGCTGGTACTGTTAAGTTTTTGAAACATAGAGTTTCTGGGAAGATTCGTCTCGTTATGAGGCAATCGAAAACTTTGAAGATCTGTGCTAATCATCTTG TTGGATCGGGTATGAGTGTTCAGGAACACGCTGGGAATGATAAGTCTTGTGTATGGCACGCTCGTGATTTCTCCGATGGTGAATTGAAGGATGAGCTCTTCTGTATCCGGTTTGCTTCAGTTGAGA ATTGCAAAGCATTTATGCAAAAGTTCAAGGAAGTAGCtgaatctgaagaagagaaagaagagagcaaaGATGCCTCTGATACCGCTGGTCTTCTTGAGAAGTTAACAGtggaagagaaggaaagtGAGAAGAAACCAGTGGAGAAGgcagaggaaaacaaaaagagtgaagctgttgaagaaaagaaaacagaggagtcTGTTCCCTCAGCTTAA